A DNA window from Chelativorans sp. AA-79 contains the following coding sequences:
- a CDS encoding MerR family transcriptional regulator, which yields MDKSPDAFRTISEVAEDLDLPQHVLRFWETRFSQIKPLKRGGGRRYYRPQDVELIKGIRHMLYDQGYTIKGVQKLLRENGNQFVAAIGRGDVAAVEVIAQQKAAERAASEDDLVGKPKVKPSLRFFGMGRGDEEGPVSPDDNKLSRDNRALLQEALFDLLECKRLLDQVR from the coding sequence ATGGACAAGAGCCCGGACGCGTTCCGCACCATCAGCGAGGTTGCCGAGGATCTCGATCTGCCCCAGCACGTGCTGCGTTTCTGGGAGACGCGGTTCTCGCAGATCAAACCGCTGAAGCGCGGCGGCGGCCGCCGCTATTACCGCCCGCAGGATGTCGAACTGATCAAGGGCATCCGGCACATGCTTTACGACCAGGGCTATACGATCAAAGGGGTGCAGAAGCTCTTGCGCGAGAACGGCAACCAGTTCGTGGCCGCCATCGGGCGCGGCGATGTCGCCGCGGTCGAGGTGATCGCCCAGCAGAAGGCGGCGGAAAGGGCCGCGTCGGAGGATGACCTCGTCGGCAAGCCCAAGGTGAAGCCCAGCCTGCGCTTCTTCGGCATGGGACGGGGCGACGAGGAGGGGCCGGTCTCTCCCGACGACAACAAGCTTTCGCGCGACAACCGCGCGCTGCTCCAGGAGGCGCTGTTCGATCTCCTGGAATGCAAGCGCCTGCTCGACCAGGTGCGCTGA
- a CDS encoding integration host factor subunit alpha, giving the protein MGGKTVTRADLAEAVYRKVGLSRTESAQIVEMVLQEVCDAIVRGETVKLSSFATFQVRDKNERIGRNPKTGEEVPILPRRVMTFKASNVLKSRILKAHQARKAGKEH; this is encoded by the coding sequence ATGGGGGGAAAGACGGTGACACGAGCCGATCTCGCCGAGGCTGTCTACCGCAAGGTGGGCCTCTCGCGCACCGAGTCGGCCCAGATCGTCGAGATGGTGCTGCAGGAAGTCTGTGACGCCATCGTGCGCGGTGAAACAGTGAAGCTTTCTTCTTTCGCCACCTTCCAGGTCCGCGACAAGAACGAACGCATCGGTCGCAATCCGAAAACCGGCGAGGAAGTGCCGATCCTTCCGCGCCGGGTGATGACCTTCAAGGCGTCGAACGTGCTCAAGAGCCGCATCCTGAAGGCGCACCAGGCTCGCAAGGCCGGCAAGGAGCATTGA
- a CDS encoding MarC family protein — MPSFEAVLNAFVTLIVTVDPAGLAPLFLALTTGMNRAERNQVAVRASVISLGVLVVFALAGSSILSVMGITLPAFRVAGGLLLFVIAFEMIFERRQERHERSAERAITRDTIRNIAAFPLAIPLIAGPGAISATLLISASFAGIGGQAMLAMILLVIILITYLVFVLAERVDRFLGETGRSILTRLLGVLLAALAVQFVADGARALFLAG, encoded by the coding sequence ATGCCTTCCTTCGAGGCGGTCCTGAACGCCTTCGTCACGCTGATCGTGACCGTCGACCCGGCGGGCCTGGCGCCCCTCTTCCTGGCGCTCACAACAGGCATGAACCGGGCCGAGCGCAACCAGGTCGCCGTTCGCGCCAGCGTGATTTCGCTCGGCGTGCTCGTAGTGTTCGCGCTGGCGGGCAGTTCCATCCTCTCGGTCATGGGCATCACGCTTCCGGCGTTTCGCGTCGCCGGCGGGCTGCTTCTCTTCGTCATCGCCTTCGAGATGATCTTCGAGCGCCGGCAGGAGCGGCATGAGCGAAGCGCCGAACGGGCGATCACGCGCGACACGATCCGCAACATCGCCGCCTTTCCCCTGGCGATCCCCCTCATCGCCGGACCGGGGGCGATCTCGGCGACGCTCCTTATCTCCGCCAGTTTCGCAGGCATCGGCGGCCAAGCCATGCTGGCGATGATTCTGCTGGTTATCATCCTCATCACCTATCTCGTCTTCGTGCTCGCGGAGCGCGTCGACCGCTTCCTCGGCGAAACCGGCCGCTCGATTCTCACACGCCTGCTCGGCGTCCTGCTCGCCGCCCTTGCCGTGCAATTCGTTGCCGATGGAGCGCGGGCGCTTTTCCTGGCCGGTTGA
- the gyrA gene encoding DNA gyrase subunit A → MTDQTTPGGPGGPDDIEPISIIEEMQRSYLDYAMSVIVSRALPDVRDGLKPVHRRILYASHESGYHWNRKYVKAARPVADVMGKYHPHGDASIYDALVRMAQNWSMRVPLIDGQGNFGSIDGDPPAAMRYTEARLTKVAHELLEDIDKETVDFQDTYDGTGSEPRVLPARFPNLLVNGSGGIAVGMATNIPPHNLSEVVNGCVALIDNPALQLPQLLEIIPGPDFPTGGIILGRSGIHNAYATGRGSIIMRGRAGIEQIRNEREAIVITEVPYQVNKAQMIEKMAELVREKRIEGVSDIRDESDRQGYRVVIELKRDANADVILNQLYRFTPLQTSFGANMVALNGGKPEQMTLLDMLKAFVAFREEVVSRRTKYLLRKVRERAHVLVGLAIAVANIDEVIQLIRRAPDPQTAREQLMERRWPAQDVEALILLIADPRHKINDDGTYNLSEEQARAILDLRLQRLTALGRDEIADELNKIGAEIQDYLDILSSRARIQGIVKDELISVRDEFGTPRRTEITEGGADMEDEDLIPREDMVVTVTHKGYIKRVPLSIYRAQARGGKGRSGMSTKEEDFVTRLFVANTHTPILFFSSRGIVYKEKVWRLPVGTPQSVGKFLRNMLPLQEGERITSIMPLPEDEESWAALDVMFATTRGTVRRNKLSDFVQVNRNGKIAMKLEEEGDEILSVFTCTEDDDVLLTAASGQCIRFPVTGVRVFAGRNSVGVRGINLADGDRIISMAILGHVEATPAERAAYLKQAAAERRAANGGDEEEIALTNEDVGEETDLSPERYEELKAREQLVLTVSEFGYGKRSSSYDFRVIGRGGKGIRATDVSKRDEIGPLIAAFPVAQEDQIMMVSNAGQIIRVPVSGIRIASRATKGVTIFNTADGERVVSVDRISEPQNGEEDDAPDAPDQADDVPLPDAEDAGGGA, encoded by the coding sequence TTGACTGACCAGACGACGCCGGGCGGGCCGGGCGGACCCGACGACATCGAGCCGATCTCGATAATCGAGGAAATGCAGCGCTCCTATCTCGATTACGCCATGAGCGTGATCGTGAGCCGGGCGCTACCGGATGTGCGCGACGGCCTGAAGCCCGTGCATCGCCGCATCCTCTACGCGTCCCATGAGAGCGGCTATCACTGGAACCGCAAATATGTGAAGGCCGCGCGTCCCGTCGCCGACGTGATGGGTAAGTACCATCCGCATGGTGATGCCTCGATCTATGATGCGCTCGTGCGTATGGCGCAGAACTGGTCCATGCGTGTCCCGCTGATCGACGGGCAGGGCAATTTCGGTTCCATCGACGGCGATCCGCCGGCGGCCATGCGTTATACGGAAGCACGGCTGACCAAGGTCGCTCACGAACTGCTGGAGGATATCGACAAGGAAACGGTCGACTTCCAGGATACCTATGACGGGACAGGCAGTGAGCCGCGTGTCCTGCCTGCGCGCTTCCCCAATCTTTTGGTCAATGGCTCGGGCGGCATCGCCGTCGGCATGGCCACCAACATCCCGCCGCACAACCTTTCCGAGGTGGTGAATGGCTGCGTGGCGCTGATCGACAATCCGGCCCTGCAGCTCCCGCAGCTTCTGGAGATCATTCCCGGGCCCGATTTCCCGACCGGCGGCATCATTCTCGGCCGCTCCGGCATCCACAACGCCTATGCGACGGGCCGCGGCTCCATCATCATGCGCGGCCGGGCGGGAATCGAGCAGATCCGCAACGAGCGCGAGGCCATCGTCATCACCGAAGTTCCCTATCAGGTGAACAAGGCGCAGATGATCGAGAAGATGGCCGAACTCGTGCGCGAGAAGCGCATCGAGGGCGTCTCCGACATCCGCGACGAGAGCGACCGCCAGGGCTATCGCGTGGTGATCGAGCTCAAGCGCGATGCCAATGCCGACGTGATCCTCAACCAGCTCTACCGCTTCACGCCGCTGCAGACCTCCTTCGGCGCCAATATGGTGGCGCTCAACGGCGGCAAGCCCGAGCAGATGACGCTGCTCGACATGCTGAAGGCCTTCGTGGCCTTCCGCGAGGAAGTGGTGAGCCGCAGGACGAAATACCTGCTTCGCAAGGTGCGCGAGCGGGCGCACGTGCTGGTGGGACTGGCGATTGCCGTCGCCAATATCGACGAGGTGATCCAGCTCATCCGCCGCGCGCCCGATCCGCAGACCGCGCGCGAGCAGTTGATGGAGCGTCGCTGGCCGGCGCAGGACGTGGAGGCGCTGATCCTGCTGATCGCCGACCCGCGGCACAAGATCAACGACGACGGAACCTACAATCTCTCCGAGGAACAGGCCCGCGCCATCCTCGATCTCCGCCTGCAACGGCTGACGGCGCTGGGCCGCGACGAGATCGCCGACGAGCTGAACAAGATCGGCGCGGAGATCCAGGATTACCTCGATATCCTGTCTTCACGCGCGCGTATCCAGGGCATCGTCAAGGACGAGCTCATTTCCGTCCGCGACGAGTTCGGCACGCCCCGCCGCACCGAGATCACCGAGGGCGGTGCGGACATGGAGGACGAGGACCTGATCCCGCGGGAGGACATGGTCGTCACCGTCACGCACAAGGGCTACATCAAGCGCGTGCCGCTTTCCATCTATCGGGCGCAGGCACGCGGCGGCAAGGGCCGCTCGGGCATGTCGACCAAGGAGGAGGATTTCGTCACGCGGCTCTTTGTCGCCAACACGCATACGCCGATCCTCTTCTTTTCCTCGCGCGGCATAGTCTACAAGGAAAAGGTCTGGCGTCTGCCCGTCGGCACGCCGCAGTCCGTGGGGAAATTCCTCCGCAACATGCTGCCGCTGCAAGAGGGCGAGCGCATCACCTCCATCATGCCTCTGCCCGAGGACGAGGAGAGCTGGGCTGCGCTTGACGTCATGTTCGCGACCACCCGCGGCACGGTTCGGCGCAACAAGCTGTCCGACTTCGTGCAGGTGAACCGCAACGGCAAGATCGCCATGAAGCTGGAGGAGGAGGGCGACGAGATCCTCTCCGTCTTCACCTGCACCGAGGATGACGACGTGCTTCTGACGGCAGCCTCCGGCCAGTGCATTCGCTTCCCCGTCACCGGGGTGCGCGTGTTTGCGGGGCGGAACTCCGTGGGCGTGCGCGGCATCAATCTTGCCGATGGCGACCGGATCATCTCAATGGCCATTCTCGGCCATGTGGAAGCCACCCCCGCCGAGCGGGCAGCCTATCTCAAGCAAGCCGCTGCCGAGCGCCGGGCCGCCAATGGCGGCGACGAGGAGGAGATTGCGCTTACCAACGAGGATGTGGGCGAGGAGACCGACCTGTCGCCCGAGCGCTACGAGGAGCTGAAGGCGCGAGAGCAACTCGTGCTCACCGTCAGCGAATTCGGCTATGGAAAGCGCTCTTCTTCCTATGATTTCCGGGTCATTGGCCGCGGCGGCAAGGGCATCCGCGCCACCGACGTTTCGAAACGGGACGAAATCGGTCCGCTGATCGCCGCCTTCCCGGTGGCGCAGGAGGATCAGATCATGATGGTGAGCAATGCGGGGCAGATCATCCGCGTGCCGGTTTCCGGCATCCGCATCGCCAGCCGCGCGACCAAGGGCGTGACGATCTTCAACACGGCCGATGGCGAGCGTGTGGTCTCCGTGGATCGCATCTCCGAGCCCCAGAACGGGGAGGAAGACGATGCGCCGGATGCTCCCGACCAGGCGGATGACGTGCCGCTGCCGGATGCGGAAGATGCGGGCGGCGGCGCGTAG
- a CDS encoding beta-ketoacyl-ACP synthase III, whose protein sequence is MIRSTVRGVGSALPRRIMTNKDFETLVETSDEWIVQRTGIRQRHIASDDETTASLGEAAARRALDAAGLTPADIDLIVLATSTPNNTFPATAVEIQERLGMHHGFAFDMQAVCSGFVYAVTSADLHIRGGLARRALVIGSETFSRILDWTDRTTCVLFGDGAGAIVLEATEGQGTIADRGVLAEALRSDGSHKEKLYVDGGPSTTQTVGHLRMQGREVFKHAVGMITDVIEDVFRKAGITAEDIDWFVPHQANKRIIDASARKLGIAEEKVVITVELHGNTSAASVPLALGHAVSAGKIRPGDLVLLEAMGGGFTWGAVLVRW, encoded by the coding sequence ATGATCAGATCCACGGTGCGTGGCGTCGGCTCGGCCTTGCCGCGTCGCATCATGACGAACAAGGATTTCGAGACGCTGGTGGAGACCTCCGACGAGTGGATCGTCCAGAGGACGGGCATCCGCCAGCGCCACATCGCCTCGGACGACGAGACCACCGCCTCGCTGGGCGAGGCGGCCGCGCGGCGCGCCCTCGATGCCGCGGGGCTGACGCCGGCCGACATCGACCTCATCGTGCTGGCCACCTCGACGCCCAACAACACCTTTCCCGCCACCGCCGTCGAGATTCAGGAACGGCTCGGCATGCATCACGGCTTCGCCTTCGACATGCAGGCCGTCTGCAGCGGCTTCGTCTATGCCGTCACCTCGGCGGACCTTCATATCCGCGGCGGGCTTGCCAGGCGCGCGTTGGTGATCGGCTCGGAGACCTTCTCGCGTATCCTGGACTGGACCGACCGCACCACCTGCGTGCTGTTCGGCGATGGCGCGGGCGCGATCGTGCTCGAGGCGACCGAGGGGCAGGGGACGATCGCCGACCGCGGAGTCCTGGCGGAGGCCCTGCGCTCGGACGGTTCCCACAAGGAAAAGCTGTATGTGGACGGCGGCCCTTCCACGACGCAGACGGTCGGTCATCTGCGCATGCAGGGCCGCGAGGTCTTCAAACATGCCGTGGGTATGATAACCGACGTGATCGAAGACGTCTTCCGCAAGGCCGGCATCACGGCGGAGGACATCGACTGGTTCGTGCCGCACCAGGCCAACAAGCGCATCATCGACGCTTCCGCCAGGAAGCTCGGGATCGCAGAGGAGAAAGTTGTCATCACCGTGGAGCTCCACGGCAACACGTCCGCAGCCTCCGTGCCGCTGGCGCTCGGCCACGCCGTGTCGGCGGGCAAGATCCGGCCGGGCGATCTCGTGCTTCTGGAGGCGATGGGCGGCGGCTTCACCTGGGGCGCGGTGCTCGTACGCTGGTAG